The region TGATGAACCACCGGTGATTACTCTGATTGGTAATGATACTACCTATCTCCAGCAGTGTTTCCAATACTCAGAGCAAGGTGCCACAGCACTGGATAATGTGGATGGTGATATTTCGAATCAAATCGTAATTACCAATAATGTTGATTCCAGCTCGGTTGGTACGCATGAAGTATGGTATGACGTTACCGACCAAAGTGGGAACGTTGCGACAAGGGTAGTCAGAAAGGTGATCGTTGAAATGGATACTATTGCTCCTGCTCTTTCACTGATTGGCAACGATCCTGATACCATTGAAGTGCATACTTCTTATATGGAGCCAGGCTACATAGCTACTGATACTTGTGATGGCAATATTACCTCTCAGGTATCTATTGTTTCTTCACTTGATACGGCTATCGTAGGTTCTTATGTGCTTACCTATTCTGTTACGGATGCCAATAACAATACTTCAGTTGAAACCCGTACTGTAGTAGTGGCTGACAGGACTTTACCTCAGATCAGTATCAATGGCTCGGATACCGTAGTTATTGATGTTCATACCAGCTATACAGAAGAGTGGGTCACTTATAGTGATAACTATGATAATTCCCTGAACGTGCAGGTAATCGGAATGGTGGATACTGCAATGGTTGGTACCTATGTCCTTAATTATTGTGTAACCGATGGTGAAGGCAACGGACCTGTTTGCGATACACGAGTGGTAATTGTTCAGGATACCGTGGCTCCAACTGCAACACTTCTTGAAGGTGATACCATTGACTGGGAAGTAAATGTGGCCTTTGTAGATCCCGGTTACAATCTGTCAGATAATTCCAGTGCACATGTAGATGTTAACATCACTAATAATGTGGATGTAAGTATGCTTGGATCTTACCTGATCACTTACACCTTTGAAGATGGATCTGGTAACGTCATTCAGAAAATAAGAGTTGTAAACGTAGTGGATATCAGAGCACCGATTATCTCGTTGAATTTGCCTCTGGTGGATACAGTTTACAGATGGGCTGAGTATTCTGATCCTGACTTTACACTGAATGATAATTATTATGACAGTGCAGATATCCAAATCCATTATGGGGGTTCATTTACCCATACCTTATTGGAAGGCAGCTTCACCCGTACCTACCAGGCGGAAGATCCATCCGGTAATAAATCTGCAGTTCTCCAGCGGGTAATTGTGGTAGTAAGGGATACTACAACCGGAGTTGCTGATCATGACGCCAACAAGCCTCAGATCATGGTTTATCCTAATCCGGCCAATGGTAACTTCTCTGTAGAGGTGAATACACCTGAAGCCAACAGCCGTACCAGGGTCAGCATTACTGATATGACTGGCGCTGAAGTAATGGTGCTGGACGAACGCATGAGCACATCCAACGTAATTTATCCTGTGAATATGAGCAGTGCTGCTGCCGGGGTATATTTCGTGAGGGTAACTTCAGACGCTCATGTAGTAATAAAAAAGGTAGTATTGGTGAAATAGCATTTTTCACTGATCCTTACCTGAATTCAAAAGGCCGTACCGGGAATTTTCCTGGTGCGGCCTTTTTTTGTGCTGTCCCTTGTAATCGGCTGGGTGGTGGTTTGTAATCGCCACCATGAGCAAGCTTCCGCTTTACTGAAAAGGATACGGTCAGCCATTATAACAAGCAAAAACTCATAATTCAGCACTCGGCTACCAGCTTGAACCGCACAATGGATCCACAAGACTTATTCATTATGCAGAAGGAAATTTTTATTGGGTATTACGATGGTTGGAGCCCGTGTTTGCATTCGTGGCACGGGCTGAAAGAAAAAGGACGGTAAACGCACTGAAGGAATCCCTTGAGTGTTCCTAAGAACCGCTTCTTAGGATGATTTGCCCCTGAACCCGGGAGAACTGTATGCCGTGCTGCAAATATTAATTATGATCAGAAAACACGGGTTTTTATTATGCGTGTTATTCCGGTTTTCTGCGCTCCTTCTTTTCTGCCTGAATGCGTTTTTCCCGCAGCCGCTTTTCCTTTACAGAGCGGGGGACTTTTGTGGGAACCCTTCTTTTTCGTTTTCGAAGTGCTTTTTCCAGCAGATCGTAAAAACGCTCTACTACCAGTTTCTTGTTTTGTATCTGGCTTCGCTGGCTTTCCGAGGCAAGCTTCAGGATTCCTTCACTATTGATGCGGTTGCCGAGCTTTTCCTTTATCTGCTGCTTTTGTGTGCTTGTAAGCAACTGAGATGCTTCCACATCGAAAAGCAGTTCAACCCGCGATTCCACCTTGTTCACGTTCTGGCCGCCTTTACCACCACTTCGGCTGGTTTGAAAAGTTAGCTCCGGAAGAAAATCAATGCGTACGGCCATTTTCCTTTATTCTTGTTTATTTAACGGTTACCGTTCAATCGCTGTGCTAAGATTTCCACACAGGCGGTAAGGATAAATGCGGTGCCGGGGCTGCTCAAGAACGTCCGGATCTCCTGTCTGTTCAACGAAACAAAGTAACTTGCGGGCAAACTTCTGACCTATGCTGTATAAGTCCTTTCGGTTATTATTTCTTTTCGGTGTCCTGCTTTTTGCCATCTCCGCTCAGGCTCCGTCTGATACTGTTGCAGATACGGCAACCACCGCTGTTGATTCCCTGAAAAAGGATGGAGCGGTGATCATGAAATTCAGCCTCAGAGAGGACATTGAACCTTTTTCATGGCGCATGACTCAAAAGGCATTTGAGCAGGCCAGGGAGATAAATGCTGACGCAATGCTTATTGATATGAACACCTATGGCGGCCTGGTTTACGTTGCCGATTCTATTCGCAGCAAGTTGCTTCGGTCGCAGATCCCGGTATATGTC is a window of Bacteroidia bacterium DNA encoding:
- the arfB gene encoding alternative ribosome rescue aminoacyl-tRNA hydrolase ArfB, producing the protein MAVRIDFLPELTFQTSRSGGKGGQNVNKVESRVELLFDVEASQLLTSTQKQQIKEKLGNRINSEGILKLASESQRSQIQNKKLVVERFYDLLEKALRKRKRRVPTKVPRSVKEKRLREKRIQAEKKERRKPE